Below is a window of Arabidopsis thaliana chromosome 2, partial sequence DNA.
cataatgCCATGATCAAAGAGTCTTCAAGATCCCTGACTCAACCAATTTGAGCATGCCACGCCCTAGGATACCATTTGATGATCAATGATTctatctaaaactaaaaacattaatcattatatatacataatttgtttttaataataatgcaGTCTTGGATCAATACAACAATAATAAGTTAAATATGTGGATACTTATTTGGTGTGGGAGCCCATGCCAGGTGTACGACACAGAAAATTATCGTAGTACCACTCTACAATTAAATATCCCGTAAGTATAAAGTCTGGTATTAATTATGTTCATAGGTACTAAATACAACATCATTTGATGTTTATGTCGATCGTCTTCGTCACTTAGCTACTTAACTTGATTGTTACAAAAGATTTACGTATCTTATTTTGTGTGGTTGATTAATAAAGTTTCCTCTGCAAAGTTGGGTAGCCAATTCAACCACATTTGTAGAATTTTAAACAAACCTTTTATTTAGCTaagataaataatttgttgtttgaagGAAAAACAATGATCTTTTTGCAAAAGTAGAAAGCTTTTCGAAGACGTAACACAAACCTTGCAAACTATTGTCCTACATGCATgtggaaataaaaataaaaaggtaagTGTCCCCAAAGCAATTACCTTTTTCATGTACTTAAAGAATAATTTGCTCAACATATTGGACCACCAAAAGAGctaaatatataatagatgAACCTCGAATCACGAAATATGAAATATCTATTTGTATTCCCATTTTCCAACTTAATAATGCAAAATGTTATCAAGCAAagttcaaataaaataatgcaAGGTGTTAGTTgaaatatttggattttggaatAATTTCTTTTGGTGGGTTAGGAGCACCTGACTCGTTTCACAATTATTGAGAATCTATTAGCAAAAGTAAAAAGTCCCCAAATTATTTTGCTTATTTCCACTAAGGATATATAACGATTTCATgaacatttttcaaatttaaaaacgaAGCACCCTCAGTATAATAAATCTCATTATGATTTCAAGAACAATTTgcattaaaatatataaatgcaTGCCGTATTttagaaacgaaaaaaaaaaaggcaggTCGTGATATTTCATTTCGTTTTTGGGTCAAACATGGCACAATTGGTTAGAATCCTGTATTTTTTGAGTAGCAACAACATAAATAAACTGGACCGAATCTCACAACAAAGAGCTACAAAATTTCCTGAACAAACTCAACAACTTTGCTCACCAAagatggctgcaaaaatgAGCTCTTCTTCTGTATAATAAACCTTacaaaaaactttttgtgtAAGGTCTCATTCCACAACGGCCGTTCTTTTCTCCATTAGGGACTCAAAGAACTCAGCACATAATTTCTGAAGTGGCGGGAAATTTAGTGTGGAGCCGCTGAATATTGTTTCCCACGGTCTTTCTGATGATACAAACGGTGTTCCCAACGACTCAACATCCTCCATTCTCTTCTTGTCATAATCAGGTAACTGCCCGTATAAGGATGTGTACCCGGCGTCTCCTAAAAGGTTGAGACTTTTTCGATTAGTAACATGGTATAATCAACAAAGGTTCtttcaaatatgttttaagttttaactacCTGTCTCTTCCAGACCAGCAAGACCATCGTAGTCAACAGCGCTACGCTCATGTGACTCATCACTATTGGGATCAAAGACAACATATTCATGGCTTCCATTTACATATGCAAGGCGAAGCTGAGACTTATCTCCTTCTAAAAATGAGATTGATCCTCCCCTAGCCTGCAATTTAGACATTGTTTAACTCGTTGGATTCTTTCCTGTCTCTCCAAGGTTAAATACTAACGGGCTATTTCTTATGTCATACCTTCATCACAGTCCATATAGATACCGGCTTGGGATCTGATCCgttaaacaaaagaatggCACCATCTCTACCACGGAAGATGTTCTCCTTAGATTCAtctgttttaaaagtttttgggATCACAGCCAAGACTGCAAATGCTGACGAATCCACTGCAGAGGTGACAGCTATAGAACGAGAACAAGCATTTTCTAAGTAAACCACAGCAAGAGTTTTCATGGGGAAATCAAAGAAGCATTATAATACTGACCTTCTATGCGTAACCCATATGACCATGATAAAGATAACTTTGATGTATTCCAAACAGATAGTTCAGGTCTTGGAATATGGGATGCAGCAACAAGGAACTCAGACTTTCCAGCGAAACAGAGCTTCGTGATAGGctgtaataatatatagagaggTTTAAACATTGGTCTTTATGGAAAAAGGTTCCAGCTTTTTTAGGGATAACTTCATAGGTTTTACCGTGAGTGTCGATCCTAGAACAGACAAGAGAATGTTCTTATCTGGATTCCACAGTGTAATAACATTCTCAGCCGCAACAGCCATAACAGTGCCATCCCCAGAGAAAGCAGCAGCAGTCATTGGTTTCTTCCTGGAAAATATTCAAAGGCAAGAGAATATAAATTTGATCGCCAAGGCGAATAATTTGTGAATGTTGAAATTTCCTAGCGCGTAGAGAAGCTATTACTTATAAGAGCCAACAGCGTGACATATCCAGCTAGAGTCTTTATCCGTCTGGTTCTTGTCACTGTTGCATACCCAAATCTGAAACAGCAAAAGTGATATCAGTAAGacaataataacaaacaaaaaacacagagagaaaaatgtaaaatcagTTTAAGAACTACCTTGAAGTCACCACCGAATGATGTACTCACTGCCATGGAGCGGGTAGGGTGGAACACAATGGCTGAGACACCGGCATCCCTGTAAGATATacaggaaaataaaatttactcTCTGCAAAGGATATAACAGTTTGTAGACTAAAtaagagaaattgaaatctATGTTTGCAAGGTttacaagaaataaaacatgaCAAGAAAATTGGGTAATGGTGAAAAATAAAGCTTTATCCATTAGCAGAGGGTGAAATATTAACCTATGAGGTTCATATACGATTGTGGATAAGGTGAAAGTTTTGCTGTCTGGTTCAGACGCCCAAAACTTGAGGGACACTAAGCCTCCTATTCCATCTTCCGGAAGTTTCACCTCGGTTGTACTCATCACTGAGCCATCCAGGGAGAGAGCAACCGCTGTCACCACAACCTATTACCGTTTACTCAAATTATCACCCAAACGAAAATAATCTTAGATATACTATCAAATAAACAGCAAGGAAATGTACTTACTGTGATCTCATCTCCTGGTTGATGGTTTCTCTCACAAACTTGAATCTGCAAAAGCATTGATTAAAGAAGTTAGAGATTTCATAGACAGGAGAAAGTGGCATAGAGTTTCTTAAGGATATATTGGAGCCAAATTCTAACCTCTGAAATTCCCCGGTCATTGAGAAGATTATATAGCTGTACACAATAATTCTCTGTGCACAAAGCAGCTATGCCAGAAGATCGATCAAAGGCAACAGTACTAGCCAAGCCTTCATACATCCTAGGCAATGATGGGGGAGGCTGTAACAAAATAACACACATTGAAGTAAACACCAAGAAAAAGGTAAAGCGGTTGCGAGAGTTTCTAGAATCCTAGAATCGTTGACAAAACTGACGAGAATGATTACAGGTCCTTAATTATTAAGT
It encodes the following:
- a CDS encoding Transducin/WD40 repeat-like superfamily protein (Transducin/WD40 repeat-like superfamily protein; CONTAINS InterPro DOMAIN/s: WD40 repeat-like-containing domain (InterPro:IPR011046), WD40 repeat 2 (InterPro:IPR019782), WD40-repeat-containing domain (InterPro:IPR017986), WD40 repeat (InterPro:IPR001680), WD40/YVTN repeat-like-containing domain (InterPro:IPR015943), WD40 repeat, subgroup (InterPro:IPR019781); BEST Arabidopsis thaliana protein match is: Transducin family protein / WD-40 repeat family protein (TAIR:AT3G26480.1); Has 4620 Blast hits to 3140 proteins in 363 species: Archae - 18; Bacteria - 1955; Metazoa - 712; Fungi - 1091; Plants - 306; Viruses - 0; Other Eukaryotes - 538 (source: NCBI BLink).) codes for the protein MKRGGRSYVTSPPSFSNDAKKLLVCTGNTVSVFSAATGLQITSLEGHTAPVTTLIVVPASSPAQKILCYCWTASLDGTIRHWDFSGPELLKTIDAQLPIYSMVIPSLLSEPQQIDKRRELSGKLVAYVSVEDISVVNQGSKELRGHIRRFNLAKSRIPRGDTLKETAEPESIVISPSGEFFGIRHKCKIHIWDVPSGGSRHAVSRKMTLHHTKVINAFAFHPTERVIAAGDVTGRVLIWRGFGNRKLALGNQKKKVRAMVDLDNAGVRGEDDAESCTTWHWHSAEVNVLNFSSDGAYLYSGGREGVLVVWQLDTGKKKFLPRIGSPLLYFMWSPDPTLSSVVCADNQIHLLKMPSMEILRTISGIKPPPSLPRMYEGLASTVAFDRSSGIAALCTENYCVQLYNLLNDRGISEIQVCERNHQPGDEITVVVTAVALSLDGSVMSTTEVKLPEDGIGGLVSLKFWASEPDSKTFTLSTIVYEPHRDAGVSAIVFHPTRSMAVSTSFGGDFKIWVCNSDKNQTDKDSSWICHAVGSYKKKPMTAAAFSGDGTVMAVAAENVITLWNPDKNILLSVLGSTLTPITKLCFAGKSEFLVAASHIPRPELSVWNTSKLSLSWSYGLRIEAVTSAVDSSAFAVLAVIPKTFKTDESKENIFRGRDGAILLFNGSDPKPVSIWTVMKARGGSISFLEGDKSQLRLAYVNGSHEYVVFDPNSDESHERSAVDYDGLAGLEETGDAGYTSLYGQLPDYDKKRMEDVESLGTPFVSSERPWETIFSGSTLNFPPLQKLCAEFFESLMEKRTAVVE